The following coding sequences are from one Saprospiraceae bacterium window:
- a CDS encoding PIN domain-containing protein translates to MKNIFVDTNIILDLLADRTPHSKFAIALFGIAESQKIKLYASSHSIATTNFLLKKHIDDKKLRSILLDLTEFLTIIPIDGHTIIRGLKSRFKDFEDALQILAAASIDKMDCIVTRNLKDFKGSEIAVFSPDEILKKL, encoded by the coding sequence ATGAAGAACATATTTGTGGATACAAACATTATTCTGGACTTATTGGCGGACCGAACGCCTCATAGCAAATTTGCTATAGCTCTTTTTGGAATTGCCGAAAGTCAAAAAATAAAGCTTTACGCTTCTTCTCATTCCATTGCGACTACTAACTTTCTACTTAAAAAACATATTGATGATAAAAAATTGAGATCTATTTTACTTGATTTAACGGAATTTTTGACAATTATTCCTATAGATGGTCATACCATAATTCGCGGATTAAAATCTAGATTTAAAGATTTTGAAGACGCACTGCAAATTCTAGCAGCTGCTTCGATTGACAAAATGGATTGTATTGTGACCAGAAATCTTAAAGACTTCAAGGGTTCTGAGATTGCTGTTTTTTCACCAGACGAAATACTAAAAAAGCTTTGA
- a CDS encoding D-2-hydroxyacid dehydrogenase family protein has product MKIAILDDYQDVISKLKCFEILKEQNVKILHQHEQDPAKLALRISDCEILVLTRERTNITEELLIRMPELRLISQTGKISNHIDLNLCTQYNVSVAEGMGSPMAPAELTWALMMNTVRRIPQAIEGMKNGKWQINIGTSIYGKTLGIWGYGKIGQRIAQYANVFGANVLVWGSESSRRQASEDGFQQAESKDYFFRNSDIITLHLRLNDQTFGIVKVADLQKMKDHSALINTARSELIEKDGLLNVLKSGKQIFVGVDVYENEPIYDRNHELLNINNVICTPHLGYVEENTYELYFSKAFENIVNYMNGNPTNIANPETLYKKDTRS; this is encoded by the coding sequence ATGAAAATCGCAATTTTAGATGACTACCAAGATGTTATTTCAAAGCTAAAATGTTTTGAAATTTTAAAAGAGCAAAATGTCAAAATTTTGCATCAGCACGAACAGGATCCTGCTAAACTTGCTTTGCGTATTTCAGATTGCGAAATTCTAGTTTTAACAAGAGAGCGAACGAATATTACAGAAGAGCTCTTGATAAGAATGCCGGAACTAAGACTGATAAGTCAAACAGGTAAAATTTCAAATCATATAGATCTAAATTTGTGTACCCAATACAATGTGTCCGTTGCTGAAGGTATGGGTTCGCCGATGGCTCCTGCAGAATTAACATGGGCATTGATGATGAACACGGTTAGAAGAATACCACAGGCCATCGAAGGGATGAAGAATGGTAAATGGCAGATCAACATTGGGACCAGCATTTATGGAAAAACTTTAGGAATCTGGGGATATGGCAAAATTGGTCAAAGAATTGCACAATATGCGAACGTATTTGGTGCCAACGTTTTAGTTTGGGGTAGTGAAAGCTCACGAAGACAAGCCTCTGAAGATGGTTTTCAACAAGCTGAAAGTAAGGACTATTTTTTCAGAAATAGTGACATTATCACTTTACATTTAAGATTGAATGATCAAACGTTTGGAATTGTCAAAGTAGCAGATTTGCAGAAGATGAAGGACCATTCGGCTTTGATCAACACGGCAAGATCCGAATTAATCGAAAAGGATGGATTGCTCAATGTTCTAAAATCAGGTAAGCAAATTTTTGTAGGTGTCGATGTTTATGAGAATGAACCTATCTATGATAGAAATCATGAATTGTTAAATATAAATAATGTAATCTGTACACCCCATTTAGGCTATGTGGAAGAAAACACTTATGAATTATACTTTAGTAAAGCTTTTGAAAATATTGTAAACTATATGAACGGAAATCCAACAAATATTGCGAATCCTGAAACCCTTTACAAAAAGGATACGAGGAGCTAA
- a CDS encoding cytochrome c family protein, with amino-acid sequence MKLRNASSNLNKFSLAGLLAVLLWVLPNLVCAQLSPGELFKGHAELEGNFNCTKCHTIGEKVSDAKCLDCHKEIQSRINQRKGYHFSQEVKSKTCIQCHSDHHGRNFQIIRFNEKQFDHKSTGFTLTGKHQNIDCKSCHKSAFVADAQLKKKSKTFLGLDSKCISCHEDVHRETMDKDCAKCHHTESFKPAVTFDHQKTKFPLNGKHKTVECKACHKDMQIANAKKLVFELKSYQTCNSCHSNPHKKSINTCNDCHTEESFSKFSGGRNFNHNKTTFPLKGKHQQTLCSKCHDLKKSPLQLFQDHQNVLTSACVNCHKDVHEGKFGENCAQCHNESGFKAQLKMDQFNHALTNFKLEGKHLQVDCKKCHISSYTTPLPHQKCGDCHKDYHDGIFTKPEFYRDCAHCHTVQGFSGSNYSIEQHRNTKFPLEGSHQAIPCSSCHLKDKTWKFRNIGEQCRDCHKDVHEPYIPEKYYSGKNCKACHSEESWQMVHFDHNLTGFSLEGAHKNLKCMDCHKLKLGETGDSYKNLITLERICVGCHEDIHNRQFDLNGITDCQSCHNYEKWKPSKFEHNTARFKLEGKHAELECKACHTAIVKAGKTFIHYRLNKLECIDCHR; translated from the coding sequence TTGAAATTGAGAAATGCTTCTTCTAATCTTAATAAATTCAGCTTAGCAGGCTTGCTAGCTGTGTTACTCTGGGTTTTGCCAAACCTTGTTTGTGCCCAATTGTCGCCGGGTGAATTATTCAAAGGACATGCTGAGTTGGAAGGAAATTTCAATTGTACTAAATGTCATACCATTGGCGAAAAAGTCTCAGATGCAAAATGTCTGGATTGTCACAAAGAGATACAATCGAGAATTAATCAAAGAAAAGGCTATCATTTCAGTCAGGAGGTTAAGTCAAAAACCTGTATTCAATGTCACAGCGATCATCATGGACGCAATTTTCAAATCATAAGATTCAATGAAAAACAATTTGATCATAAGTCGACAGGGTTTACGCTCACAGGCAAGCATCAGAACATTGATTGCAAATCCTGCCATAAATCAGCTTTTGTAGCGGATGCGCAGTTAAAGAAAAAGTCAAAAACATTTCTCGGCCTCGATTCAAAATGCATCAGTTGCCATGAGGACGTTCATCGTGAAACAATGGATAAGGATTGTGCAAAATGCCACCATACGGAGTCATTCAAACCTGCTGTAACTTTTGATCACCAAAAGACCAAGTTCCCACTAAATGGCAAGCATAAAACAGTAGAGTGTAAGGCTTGTCACAAGGATATGCAAATAGCTAACGCTAAGAAGCTGGTGTTTGAACTCAAATCATATCAAACTTGTAATAGTTGCCACTCGAATCCGCATAAGAAATCTATCAACACTTGCAACGACTGCCATACAGAGGAATCATTCTCAAAATTTTCCGGCGGCAGAAATTTCAATCACAACAAAACAACTTTTCCTTTAAAGGGGAAACACCAGCAAACGTTATGCAGTAAATGCCATGATTTGAAGAAATCTCCTTTGCAATTATTCCAGGACCATCAGAATGTATTGACTTCTGCTTGTGTGAATTGTCATAAGGACGTACATGAAGGAAAGTTTGGAGAAAATTGCGCACAATGTCACAACGAAAGTGGTTTCAAAGCGCAGTTAAAAATGGACCAATTCAATCATGCGCTCACCAATTTCAAATTGGAAGGTAAACACTTGCAGGTTGATTGCAAAAAATGCCATATTTCGAGTTACACAACGCCGCTACCACATCAAAAATGTGGTGATTGTCATAAAGATTACCACGATGGTATCTTTACAAAACCGGAATTTTATAGGGATTGTGCTCATTGCCATACTGTACAGGGATTTTCAGGTAGCAACTATTCCATTGAACAACACCGCAACACCAAATTTCCATTGGAAGGTTCACATCAGGCGATTCCTTGTTCATCCTGTCATTTAAAGGATAAAACCTGGAAATTTAGAAATATCGGAGAGCAATGCAGGGATTGTCATAAGGATGTACACGAGCCCTATATTCCTGAAAAGTATTATTCAGGTAAAAATTGCAAAGCCTGCCACAGTGAGGAAAGCTGGCAAATGGTCCATTTTGATCACAATTTGACGGGTTTTTCTCTGGAAGGTGCTCATAAAAACCTTAAATGCATGGACTGCCATAAATTAAAATTGGGGGAAACAGGCGATTCTTATAAAAATCTAATAACTTTGGAGCGAATTTGCGTGGGCTGTCATGAAGATATTCATAACCGACAGTTTGACCTAAACGGCATAACCGATTGTCAGAGTTGCCATAACTATGAGAAATGGAAGCCCTCTAAATTCGAACACAATACTGCCAGATTTAAGCTAGAAGGCAAGCATGCAGAATTAGAGTGCAAGGCTTGTCATACAGCTATTGTAAAAGCAGGTAAGACATTCATACATTACCGATTGAACAAACTTGAGTGCATAGACTGTCATCGCTGA
- a CDS encoding DUF2442 domain-containing protein, producing the protein MELIWLIKVEYVEDYKLKLFFNDNTIGIVDLRASFHGPIFEPLKEIEYFRKFKLNSWTVEWPNGADFSPEFLHSLAVQNKVELVNK; encoded by the coding sequence ATGGAATTAATTTGGTTGATAAAAGTGGAGTATGTGGAAGATTATAAGCTTAAATTATTCTTTAATGATAATACAATTGGCATTGTTGACTTAAGAGCTTCATTTCATGGGCCAATTTTTGAACCGCTTAAAGAAATCGAATATTTTAGAAAATTCAAATTAAATAGCTGGACAGTCGAATGGCCTAACGGGGCAGACTTTTCACCTGAGTTTTTGCACTCACTCGCAGTACAAAATAAAGTTGAACTTGTAAATAAATGA
- a CDS encoding VOC family protein — protein MAQINPYIHFNGNAEEAFTYYKSVFGGEFAMVVRFKDMPGDPDNPMPEIDANSIMHIALPIGKSSVLMASDVPPFMGQVNENENRSKISISAESKEEADKLFNGLSAGGKIEMPIADSPWGSYFGMFRDKYGIEWMVDYDARYNGEI, from the coding sequence ATGGCACAGATCAATCCTTACATTCACTTTAACGGAAATGCAGAAGAAGCTTTTACATATTATAAATCAGTTTTCGGTGGCGAATTCGCAATGGTAGTTCGTTTTAAAGATATGCCTGGCGATCCAGACAATCCGATGCCGGAAATTGATGCCAATAGTATTATGCATATTGCTTTGCCTATTGGAAAATCAAGTGTTTTGATGGCAAGTGATGTTCCACCTTTTATGGGACAGGTCAATGAAAATGAAAACAGAAGTAAAATTTCAATTTCGGCTGAAAGCAAAGAAGAAGCCGACAAACTATTTAACGGACTTTCTGCAGGTGGTAAAATAGAAATGCCTATCGCCGACAGCCCCTGGGGTTCTTATTTTGGGATGTTCAGAGACAAATATGGGATTGAATGGATGGTGGATTACGATGCAAGGTATAATGGAGAAATTTGA
- a CDS encoding DUF4160 domain-containing protein, with product MPEISRFYGLVIMMFFNEHNPPHFHVTYGNYKAIVDINDEVIIGFMPKRALKILFEWMEIHKEELILNWEKCQNGISPDKIEPLK from the coding sequence ATGCCAGAAATTTCAAGGTTTTATGGACTTGTAATTATGATGTTCTTTAACGAGCATAATCCCCCTCATTTTCATGTAACTTATGGAAATTACAAGGCTATTGTTGATATTAATGACGAAGTAATTATAGGTTTTATGCCAAAACGTGCCCTAAAAATTTTATTCGAGTGGATGGAAATACATAAAGAAGAGTTAATTTTGAATTGGGAAAAATGTCAGAATGGAATTAGTCCGGATAAAATTGAACCATTGAAATAA
- a CDS encoding efflux RND transporter periplasmic adaptor subunit, producing MKNQVFIYLIVPLFLIGSSCETKNETLISNVKILETTSLDTYNLTKNQFQSSQMVLGRMEMTSFYELVKANGKLDVPPENCAEVSSYFGGTVKEIRLLPGERVKKGQILFTLENPDYVQMQQDFLEAKGQLAYLNSDYERQKNLAQDNVTSQKNFLKAESEYTVTSVKLEALRKKLSLMNISPNTLTLENIRTTVAVLSPINGYVTEVAISKGTFLNQSKMAISIMDTDHIHLELNIFEKDISKINIGQVIHFNLQDNRSEAYKAKVHLISKTVHAENRTVGIHGHLVDGQRSNRFYPGMYVEAEIFISSLAKMSLPQDAIVEIDGKYYVLVLQNALADAYTFVKKEVKIGLTNKNQVEVLNFQDFKENAKFLINGSFNLITE from the coding sequence ATGAAAAATCAGGTTTTTATTTATTTGATTGTGCCTTTATTTTTGATAGGCTCGTCATGTGAAACGAAGAACGAAACCCTAATTTCTAATGTAAAAATACTGGAAACCACAAGTTTAGATACTTATAATCTTACCAAAAATCAATTTCAGTCTTCTCAAATGGTTTTGGGTAGAATGGAAATGACCTCTTTTTATGAGTTGGTTAAAGCTAATGGTAAACTCGATGTACCTCCTGAAAATTGTGCTGAGGTTAGTAGTTATTTTGGAGGTACAGTTAAAGAAATACGACTATTGCCGGGAGAAAGAGTAAAAAAGGGTCAGATACTTTTCACACTTGAAAACCCTGATTATGTGCAAATGCAGCAAGATTTTTTGGAAGCAAAAGGACAGCTCGCATATCTAAACTCAGATTATGAAAGACAAAAAAATCTGGCTCAGGATAATGTAACTTCTCAAAAGAACTTCCTTAAAGCTGAATCTGAATATACAGTGACAAGTGTTAAACTGGAGGCATTGCGTAAGAAATTGTCATTGATGAATATTTCTCCAAATACCCTGACATTAGAAAATATTCGCACAACCGTTGCAGTGTTGTCTCCTATCAATGGGTATGTTACAGAGGTAGCGATTTCAAAAGGAACTTTTTTAAATCAATCAAAGATGGCAATTTCCATTATGGATACAGATCATATACATTTAGAATTAAACATTTTTGAGAAAGACATTTCCAAAATAAATATAGGACAAGTTATTCATTTTAACCTGCAAGATAATAGGAGCGAAGCATATAAAGCTAAAGTACATTTAATTAGTAAAACAGTACATGCGGAAAATCGAACAGTAGGTATTCACGGTCATTTAGTAGACGGACAGCGATCAAACAGGTTTTATCCGGGCATGTATGTGGAAGCTGAAATTTTTATTTCATCATTAGCTAAGATGTCTTTGCCTCAAGATGCTATTGTAGAGATTGATGGGAAGTATTATGTTTTAGTTCTTCAAAATGCTTTGGCAGATGCTTACACTTTCGTAAAAAAAGAAGTTAAAATCGGCTTAACCAATAAAAATCAAGTAGAAGTTTTGAATTTTCAGGATTTTAAAGAAAATGCAAAATTTTTAATAAATGGATCTTTTAACCTTATAACTGAATAA
- a CDS encoding SRPBCC family protein, protein MPNNTVNLHRVFAAPIEKVFKAFTDADAMASWLPPYGFVCKVHSMEVKIGGSYKMSFINFTTGKSLSFGGEYLEIIPNEVLKYTDQFDDPNLPGQMITTIQFKTVLCGTELLATQEGIPDSIPIEMCYLGWQESLDKLKRLVEPNIPDA, encoded by the coding sequence ATGCCAAATAATACTGTAAATCTGCACCGGGTTTTTGCAGCACCCATCGAAAAAGTATTTAAAGCATTCACAGATGCTGATGCGATGGCTTCCTGGCTTCCACCTTATGGCTTTGTTTGTAAAGTTCATAGTATGGAAGTAAAAATAGGAGGTTCATACAAAATGTCTTTTATCAATTTTACAACGGGGAAAAGTCTTTCATTTGGCGGTGAATATTTGGAAATAATTCCCAATGAAGTATTAAAATACACAGACCAATTTGACGACCCCAATTTGCCGGGACAAATGATTACCACCATACAATTCAAAACTGTTTTATGTGGGACAGAACTATTGGCAACTCAAGAAGGAATACCTGATTCCATTCCAATAGAAATGTGTTATTTGGGTTGGCAGGAATCCTTAGACAAATTAAAGCGTTTGGTTGAACCTAATATCCCGGATGCTTAA
- a CDS encoding NAD(P)-binding domain-containing protein, with amino-acid sequence MDILITDLFIEKLIIYGSVFGLCILVVSIYLLKQKKTTAKYKAKIAKAKEEGVFEPVSLHPVIDTTTCIKSGACIEACPEKDILGIVNGRATLVNASNCVGHGACFHACPVEAITLVIGTEKRGVDLPHVHQSYETNVPGIYIAGELGGMGLIKNSVEQGTSAIENMVKEGFVKEKAELDVVIIGAGPAGIAASLTAKKHKLNFVTLEQDSLGGTVFTFPRAKVVMTNPMELPLHGKVMLKDTNKKQLLDLWLTTLSKNEIKIKEYTKVESISNEGKEFKVLTAKGEVFYTSKVLIAIGRRGTPRKLNVTGEDLEKVAYRLLEPENISGKKVLVVGGGDSAIESALLLAEQNLVTLSYRSEQFSRIKPKNAEKMKAAMANKSIDVLLNTQLSLISENEVHIKHNASEEVVNLPNDLVYIFAGGELPTQFLEKAGIQISKRFGYTMKKHS; translated from the coding sequence ATGGATATTTTGATCACAGATCTTTTTATTGAAAAGCTCATCATTTACGGAAGTGTTTTCGGACTTTGTATTCTGGTCGTTTCCATTTATTTGCTCAAACAAAAAAAGACAACAGCAAAGTACAAGGCCAAAATAGCCAAAGCAAAAGAAGAAGGTGTCTTCGAACCGGTTTCTTTACATCCGGTCATTGATACGACCACATGCATCAAAAGCGGAGCATGTATTGAAGCCTGCCCGGAAAAGGATATTCTCGGTATCGTCAATGGAAGAGCAACTTTAGTCAATGCTTCCAATTGCGTAGGACATGGGGCCTGCTTTCACGCCTGCCCCGTAGAAGCTATCACGCTGGTGATCGGAACAGAAAAGAGAGGGGTTGATTTACCTCATGTGCACCAATCCTATGAAACCAATGTTCCCGGTATCTACATCGCCGGAGAATTAGGTGGCATGGGTTTGATTAAAAACAGCGTTGAACAGGGCACGAGTGCCATCGAAAATATGGTCAAAGAAGGTTTTGTAAAGGAAAAAGCAGAATTAGATGTGGTGATTATTGGTGCGGGACCGGCAGGAATTGCAGCCTCTCTGACCGCTAAGAAACACAAACTAAATTTTGTAACGCTTGAACAGGATAGCCTGGGAGGTACGGTTTTTACCTTCCCCCGGGCAAAAGTGGTCATGACAAACCCAATGGAACTCCCCTTGCATGGAAAAGTCATGCTAAAAGACACCAATAAAAAACAGTTATTGGATTTATGGTTGACCACCCTATCGAAAAACGAAATTAAAATTAAAGAATATACCAAAGTTGAGTCTATTTCAAACGAAGGGAAAGAGTTCAAAGTTTTAACTGCTAAAGGTGAAGTATTCTACACCTCCAAAGTATTGATTGCTATTGGCCGAAGAGGAACACCAAGAAAACTAAATGTTACAGGGGAAGATCTTGAAAAAGTAGCTTATAGACTGCTGGAACCTGAAAATATCTCAGGCAAAAAAGTATTGGTTGTTGGTGGCGGAGACTCCGCTATTGAATCAGCACTATTGTTGGCTGAACAAAATTTAGTAACACTTTCATACAGGTCCGAACAATTTAGCAGAATCAAACCAAAGAATGCAGAAAAAATGAAAGCCGCTATGGCAAATAAATCGATTGATGTTTTATTAAATACGCAGCTGAGTCTCATTTCAGAAAACGAAGTGCACATAAAACACAACGCTTCGGAAGAGGTCGTGAACTTACCCAATGATCTCGTTTATATTTTTGCAGGTGGCGAATTGCCTACCCAATTTTTGGAAAAGGCGGGTATTCAAATCAGTAAGAGATTTGGCTATACCATGAAGAAACATAGTTGA